Proteins from one Arthrobacter sp. DNA4 genomic window:
- the rpoZ gene encoding DNA-directed RNA polymerase subunit omega: protein MSTNLEGIINPPIDSLLEAADSKYGLVIFGAKRARQINAYYAQLHEGLFEYVGPLVDTKLNEKSLSIALREINEGKLVSTPIEAAE, encoded by the coding sequence GTGTCCACGAACCTTGAAGGCATCATCAACCCGCCGATCGACTCGCTGCTTGAAGCAGCCGACTCCAAGTACGGCCTGGTGATCTTCGGTGCCAAGCGCGCTCGTCAGATCAACGCCTACTACGCCCAGCTGCACGAGGGCCTCTTCGAGTACGTCGGCCCCCTGGTTGACACCAAGCTGAACGAGAAGTCGCTCTCCATCGCACTGCGCGAAATCAACGAAGGCAAGCTGGTTTCCACGCCGATCGAAGCCGCAGAGTAA
- the mihF gene encoding integration host factor, actinobacterial type, with amino-acid sequence MVLRPLSASERADALGKAAAARATRAAAKESLRNGDRSAADIISSALEDDALARMRVSELLEALPGIGKVRAAAIMQQLGIAASRRVRGLGVHQRRALVDFIDEH; translated from the coding sequence ATGGTCCTGCGACCTCTATCTGCGTCGGAACGGGCCGACGCCCTGGGCAAGGCGGCAGCAGCCAGGGCAACGCGTGCCGCCGCCAAGGAGAGCCTCCGGAACGGCGACAGATCGGCGGCGGACATCATCAGCTCCGCGCTGGAGGACGACGCCCTGGCCCGCATGCGGGTTTCTGAACTGCTCGAAGCCCTGCCCGGCATCGGAAAGGTGCGGGCCGCCGCCATCATGCAGCAGCTGGGCATCGCAGCGTCCCGCAGGGTCCGGGGCCTGGGCGTCCACCAGCGCCGCGCGCTGGTAGATTTTATAGACGAGCACTGA
- the carA gene encoding glutamine-hydrolyzing carbamoyl-phosphate synthase small subunit, which produces MTATTSAPVSAPAALVLEDGRIFRGTSYGATGTALGEAVFATGMTGYQETITDPSYARQLVVQTAPHIGNTGVNDDDAESRRIWVAGYIVRDAARRPSNWRSERSLDEELVAQGIVGIQGVDTRAITRHLREHKTMRAGIFSGGAAQATDKELLDAVLASAPMEGSRLAEEVSVDEAYVVEPKDHGWEGEPRFSIAAIDLGIKAMTPVRFAERGVRVHVLPATATLEDVKAVNPDGFFMSNGPGDPATADAQVKLLRSVLDEKLPYFGICFGNQILGRALGFGTYKLRYGHRGINQPVMDRRTGKVEITSQNHGFAVDAPLDGATQAPEARYGRVEVSHISLNDDVVEGLACLDIPAFSVQYHPEAATGPHDAAYLFDRFIDLMQGTRDGRNANLSKDPVDSAHPAGADHKNDNKTEDKK; this is translated from the coding sequence TTGACAGCAACCACCTCCGCTCCTGTATCGGCCCCGGCTGCGCTGGTTCTCGAAGACGGACGCATCTTCCGCGGCACCAGCTACGGCGCCACCGGCACCGCCCTGGGCGAGGCCGTCTTCGCGACCGGCATGACCGGCTACCAGGAAACCATCACCGATCCCTCGTATGCCCGCCAGCTGGTGGTGCAGACGGCCCCGCACATCGGCAACACCGGCGTGAACGATGACGACGCCGAGTCCCGGCGCATCTGGGTGGCCGGCTACATTGTCCGCGACGCCGCGCGCCGGCCCTCCAACTGGCGTTCCGAGCGGTCGCTGGATGAGGAGCTGGTGGCCCAGGGCATCGTCGGCATCCAGGGTGTGGATACCCGTGCCATCACCCGCCACCTGCGCGAGCACAAGACCATGCGCGCCGGCATCTTCTCCGGCGGGGCAGCGCAGGCCACGGACAAGGAACTGCTCGACGCCGTCCTGGCCAGTGCCCCCATGGAGGGTTCGCGCCTGGCGGAGGAAGTCAGCGTCGACGAAGCCTACGTGGTGGAACCGAAGGACCATGGCTGGGAGGGCGAGCCCCGCTTCAGCATCGCGGCGATCGACCTCGGCATCAAGGCCATGACCCCGGTGCGGTTCGCCGAGCGCGGCGTCCGCGTCCACGTGCTCCCGGCCACCGCCACCCTGGAGGACGTCAAGGCCGTCAACCCGGACGGCTTCTTCATGTCCAACGGCCCGGGCGATCCCGCCACCGCCGACGCGCAGGTGAAGCTGCTGCGCTCCGTCCTGGACGAGAAGCTGCCCTACTTCGGCATCTGCTTCGGCAACCAGATCCTGGGGCGGGCCCTCGGCTTTGGCACCTACAAGCTCCGCTACGGCCACCGCGGCATCAACCAGCCCGTGATGGACCGCCGCACCGGCAAGGTGGAAATCACCTCCCAGAACCACGGCTTCGCCGTGGACGCCCCGCTCGACGGCGCCACCCAGGCTCCGGAGGCACGCTACGGCCGGGTGGAAGTCAGCCACATCAGCCTGAACGACGACGTCGTGGAAGGCCTCGCCTGCCTGGACATCCCGGCCTTCTCCGTCCAGTACCACCCCGAGGCTGCGACCGGCCCGCACGACGCCGCCTACCTGTTCGACCGGTTCATCGACCTCATGCAAGGCACGCGGGACGGCCGGAACGCCAACCTGTCCAAGGACCCGGTGGACTCCGCACACCCCGCCGGCGCCGACCACAAAAACGACAACAAGACTGAGGACAAGAAGTAA
- the gmk gene encoding guanylate kinase: protein MSKKPGLTVLAGPTAVGKGTVSTYIRDNYPEVWLSVSATTRAPRPGEVDGVHYFFKTKEEFERLIADGELLEWAVVHGQNTYGTLKSTVNAAIAEGRSVLLEIDLQGARQVKAAVPDAQFVFLAPPTWDEMVRRLVGRGTETPEEQQRRLETAKLELAAEPEFDHTVINDDVRRAADELVSLMGLTPHPHLPEPSAR, encoded by the coding sequence GTGAGCAAGAAACCTGGACTGACAGTCCTCGCAGGTCCGACGGCTGTTGGCAAAGGCACCGTGTCCACCTATATCCGGGACAACTACCCGGAGGTTTGGCTTTCCGTCTCCGCCACCACCCGGGCGCCCCGGCCGGGCGAGGTGGACGGTGTCCACTACTTCTTCAAGACCAAGGAGGAGTTCGAGAGGCTCATCGCCGACGGTGAACTCCTGGAGTGGGCCGTTGTCCACGGCCAGAACACCTACGGCACCCTCAAGAGCACCGTCAACGCGGCCATCGCGGAGGGCCGTTCGGTGCTCCTGGAGATCGACCTCCAGGGTGCACGGCAGGTGAAAGCGGCCGTTCCCGACGCCCAGTTCGTCTTCCTCGCCCCGCCAACGTGGGACGAGATGGTGCGCCGGCTGGTGGGCCGCGGCACAGAAACCCCCGAAGAACAGCAGCGTCGCCTGGAAACCGCTAAACTGGAACTTGCTGCTGAACCGGAGTTCGACCACACCGTCATCAATGACGACGTCCGCCGGGCAGCGGACGAGCTTGTTTCACTCATGGGGCTGACACCGCATCCACACCTGCCGGAACCGTCAGCCCGCTAG
- a CDS encoding dihydroorotase: MAGNTGTYLIQGAAILGGDPTDLLVRDGIIAEVGHGLSADGATVIDAAGLVALPGMVDVHTHLREPGREDAETVETGTRAAALGGYTAVHAMANSTPVADTAGVVEQVYTLGRAAGWVDVRPVGAVTVGLAGEQLAELGAMADSRARVRMFSDDGICVHDPVLMRRALEYVKAFDGVVAQHAQEPRLTAGAQMNEGDVSAVLGLTGWPAVAEESIIARDVLLAQHVGSRLHVCHVSTAGSVEIIRWAKERGIDVTAEVTPHHLLLTDDLVRSYDPVFKVNPPLRTDADVQALRAGLADGTIDVVGTDHAPHPSEHKECEWAQAAMGMTGLETALSVVQHAMIETGLMTWADFARVTSTAAAKIGRLSDQGRPIEAGEPANLILVDPAARWTVDPFQMATMGRNSPFKGRELPGKVVATFFRGHATVLDGALNSPHPDAAATPAGAA, encoded by the coding sequence ATGGCAGGCAACACCGGAACGTACCTCATCCAGGGCGCCGCCATCCTGGGCGGCGACCCCACTGACCTGCTGGTCCGCGACGGCATCATCGCCGAGGTCGGCCACGGCCTGTCCGCTGATGGTGCCACCGTCATCGACGCCGCCGGACTGGTGGCCCTGCCCGGCATGGTGGACGTCCACACCCACCTCCGCGAACCCGGCCGCGAGGACGCTGAGACGGTGGAGACCGGCACGCGTGCCGCAGCGCTGGGCGGTTACACAGCGGTCCACGCGATGGCCAACAGCACGCCCGTGGCCGACACCGCGGGCGTCGTGGAACAGGTTTACACGCTTGGCCGCGCCGCCGGGTGGGTGGACGTGCGCCCGGTGGGCGCCGTCACCGTGGGCCTGGCGGGGGAGCAACTGGCCGAGCTGGGTGCCATGGCCGATTCCCGCGCCCGGGTGCGGATGTTCTCCGACGACGGCATCTGCGTCCACGACCCCGTGCTGATGCGCCGCGCACTGGAATACGTCAAAGCGTTCGACGGCGTGGTGGCCCAGCACGCGCAGGAACCGCGCCTGACCGCAGGGGCCCAGATGAACGAGGGCGACGTCTCCGCCGTCCTCGGCCTCACCGGCTGGCCCGCCGTGGCCGAGGAAAGCATCATCGCCCGCGATGTCCTCCTGGCCCAGCACGTCGGTTCCCGCCTGCACGTGTGCCACGTGTCCACGGCAGGCTCGGTGGAGATCATCCGCTGGGCCAAGGAACGCGGCATCGACGTCACGGCCGAGGTCACCCCGCACCACCTGCTGCTGACCGACGACCTGGTGCGCAGCTACGACCCCGTCTTCAAGGTCAACCCGCCGTTGCGCACCGACGCCGACGTCCAGGCATTGCGCGCAGGCCTGGCAGACGGCACGATCGACGTTGTGGGTACCGACCACGCACCGCACCCCAGCGAGCACAAGGAATGCGAGTGGGCGCAGGCCGCCATGGGCATGACCGGACTGGAAACGGCCCTGTCCGTCGTCCAGCACGCCATGATCGAGACCGGCCTGATGACGTGGGCGGACTTCGCACGGGTCACGTCCACGGCGGCTGCGAAGATCGGCCGGTTGAGCGACCAGGGCAGGCCCATCGAAGCCGGGGAACCCGCCAACCTCATCCTGGTGGATCCGGCCGCGCGCTGGACGGTGGACCCCTTCCAGATGGCAACCATGGGCCGCAACTCGCCCTTCAAGGGGAGGGAGCTTCCGGGCAAGGTGGTGGCAACCTTCTTCAGGGGGCACGCCACCGTCCTCGACGGCGCGCTCAACTCGCCCCACCCGGATGCCGCCGCAACCCCTGCAGGCGCTGCCTGA
- the nusB gene encoding transcription antitermination factor NusB has protein sequence MSARGKARSRALDVLFEAEQRSVSAFDVLRARREKTDQVVNPYTLEIVEGVVSQQAAIDEFLETYSQGWTLERMPSVDRIILRIGTWELLYNDDVPDGVAVSEAVALAKTLSTDESPQFINGLLGRLQQLKPSLLA, from the coding sequence GTGAGCGCCCGCGGTAAAGCCCGCAGCAGGGCACTGGATGTTCTTTTCGAAGCGGAGCAGCGCTCTGTTTCGGCGTTCGACGTGCTTCGCGCACGCCGGGAAAAGACCGACCAGGTGGTCAACCCCTACACCTTGGAGATTGTCGAAGGCGTAGTGTCCCAGCAGGCCGCCATCGATGAGTTCCTGGAGACCTACTCGCAGGGCTGGACCCTGGAGCGCATGCCGTCCGTGGACCGCATCATCCTGCGCATCGGCACCTGGGAGCTTCTGTACAACGACGACGTCCCCGATGGCGTAGCGGTCAGCGAGGCTGTTGCGCTGGCCAAGACGCTGTCAACGGACGAGTCTCCGCAGTTCATCAATGGCCTTTTGGGCCGGCTGCAGCAGCTGAAGCCTTCGCTGCTCGCCTAG
- the pyrF gene encoding orotidine-5'-phosphate decarboxylase — protein sequence MPEQAATAGRESFGSRLGAAMAARGPLCVGIDPHPALLKSWGLDDDAAGLRRFSLTVLEAVASLAAAVKPQVALYERHGSAGMAVLEEVLATARDESVLSIADAKRGDIGSTMAAYADAWLRDESPLAADSVTLSPYLGFESLRPALDLAAETGRGVFVLALTSNPEGASVQHVGGKDSVARRITESAAAENSRYPESLGSVGLVVGATVGSALADLELDLAAVRGPILAPGLGAQGATPADLRATFGAAYPLVLGTSSRDILSAGPETRGLREAALRTLDGLRGE from the coding sequence ATGCCTGAGCAGGCAGCCACTGCCGGCCGGGAGTCCTTTGGCTCCCGGCTCGGCGCGGCCATGGCCGCCCGTGGGCCCCTCTGCGTTGGCATTGATCCGCACCCGGCACTGCTGAAGAGCTGGGGACTGGACGACGACGCCGCGGGGCTTCGGCGCTTCTCGCTGACGGTCCTGGAGGCAGTGGCTTCGCTCGCTGCCGCCGTGAAGCCCCAGGTGGCACTTTACGAACGCCACGGTTCTGCCGGCATGGCGGTGCTGGAGGAGGTCCTGGCCACGGCCCGGGACGAATCCGTGCTCAGCATCGCCGACGCCAAGCGCGGCGACATCGGATCCACCATGGCCGCCTACGCGGACGCCTGGCTGCGCGACGAGTCTCCGCTCGCGGCGGACTCCGTCACGCTGAGCCCCTACCTCGGCTTCGAGTCCCTTCGCCCCGCGCTTGACCTCGCGGCGGAAACCGGGCGGGGCGTGTTCGTGCTGGCGCTGACGTCCAACCCCGAGGGAGCCTCGGTCCAGCACGTGGGCGGAAAGGATTCCGTGGCCCGCAGGATCACGGAGTCCGCGGCAGCGGAGAACTCGCGGTACCCCGAAAGCCTCGGTTCTGTTGGCCTGGTGGTCGGCGCCACCGTCGGCAGCGCCCTGGCAGACCTGGAACTGGACCTTGCTGCGGTCCGTGGCCCCATCCTGGCGCCCGGCCTCGGGGCCCAGGGGGCAACGCCGGCTGACCTTCGGGCCACCTTCGGCGCTGCCTACCCGCTGGTCCTGGGAACCTCCAGCCGGGACATCCTGTCGGCCGGACCGGAAACGCGGGGCCTGCGCGAGGCCGCGCTGCGGACGCTGGACGGACTGCGGGGCGAATAG
- the coaBC gene encoding bifunctional phosphopantothenoylcysteine decarboxylase/phosphopantothenate--cysteine ligase CoaBC — translation MRIVLGVGGGIAAYKVASLLRLFTEAGHDVTVIPTEASTRFIGTATWEALSGNPVSNSVFDDVHLVNHVRLGHEADLVVVAPATADLLAKAATGQAGDLLTNTLLMAHGPVLFAPAMHTEMWQNAATRANVETLRGRGAAVLEPASGRLTGADSGPGRLPEPQVIFDAAMALVQGRSDYQLPLAGRTVTVSAGGTREPLDPVRFLGNRSSGKQGVALAVAARNAGATVRLLAAHMDVAPPAGVEVVRVETALQLRESALDAAAESDVVIMSAAVADFRPADVSDTKIKKRDDTADPVIALVRNPDILQELVEQRNAGDSASAQLIVGFAAETGDSQGDVLEYAEAKLQRKGCDLLVVNHVGTDKVFGQDSNSVVILSRSGSEPQEASGTKTEVAEAIITRISFELNRVSPRT, via the coding sequence GTGCGCATAGTCCTCGGAGTCGGGGGAGGGATTGCCGCCTACAAGGTGGCATCGCTCCTCCGGCTTTTTACTGAAGCCGGCCATGACGTCACGGTGATCCCCACGGAGGCGTCCACCCGCTTCATCGGCACCGCCACCTGGGAGGCGCTGTCCGGAAACCCGGTCAGCAACAGCGTCTTCGATGACGTGCACCTGGTCAACCATGTCCGCCTGGGCCATGAGGCAGACCTGGTCGTCGTGGCACCGGCCACGGCGGACCTCCTGGCAAAAGCTGCAACCGGCCAGGCCGGGGACCTGCTGACCAACACGTTGCTGATGGCGCACGGCCCCGTGCTGTTCGCCCCCGCAATGCACACCGAAATGTGGCAGAACGCCGCAACCCGCGCCAACGTCGAAACGCTCCGCGGCCGCGGCGCCGCCGTCCTGGAGCCGGCCTCCGGCAGGTTGACCGGCGCAGACTCAGGCCCCGGCCGGCTCCCGGAACCGCAGGTGATCTTCGACGCAGCCATGGCGCTGGTCCAGGGACGGTCCGATTACCAGCTTCCGCTTGCGGGCCGCACCGTAACCGTCAGCGCCGGCGGCACCCGCGAACCGCTGGACCCCGTACGGTTCCTGGGCAACCGGTCTTCCGGCAAGCAGGGCGTGGCGCTGGCAGTCGCTGCCCGGAACGCCGGCGCCACCGTGCGGTTACTGGCCGCCCACATGGATGTTGCGCCACCGGCCGGGGTGGAGGTGGTCCGCGTGGAGACCGCCCTGCAACTCCGGGAATCTGCACTGGACGCGGCAGCGGAGTCCGACGTCGTCATTATGTCCGCCGCCGTGGCCGACTTCCGCCCGGCCGATGTCTCTGACACCAAAATCAAAAAGCGGGACGATACAGCAGACCCCGTCATCGCCCTGGTCCGCAACCCGGACATCCTGCAGGAGCTCGTGGAACAGCGCAATGCCGGGGATTCGGCTTCCGCGCAACTCATCGTCGGTTTCGCCGCGGAGACCGGGGACAGCCAGGGCGACGTCCTGGAGTATGCGGAGGCAAAACTCCAGCGGAAGGGCTGCGACCTGCTGGTGGTCAACCACGTGGGGACGGATAAGGTCTTCGGGCAGGACTCCAACTCGGTGGTCATCCTCTCCCGCTCCGGCTCCGAACCACAGGAAGCGTCGGGAACCAAGACTGAGGTTGCCGAAGCCATCATTACCCGCATCAGCTTTGAACTGAACCGGGTTTCGCCCCGGACCTGA
- a CDS encoding aspartate carbamoyltransferase catalytic subunit: MKHLLSTGDLSLSNAIRILDTAEEMSAVGEREVKKLPALRGRTVVNLFFEDSTRTRISFEAAAKRLSADVINFAAKGSSVSKGESLKDTAQTLSAMGADAVVIRHWASGAPHRLAATDWIDAAVINAGDGTHEHPTQALLDAFTMRRHWARLAGTDSEGTDLKGMRVAIAGDVLHSRVARSNVWLLRTLGAEVTLVAPPTLLPVGVDKWPCSVSYDLDQTLANGVDAVMMLRVQGERMNASFFPSTREYSRRWGFDDNRLRALDDLGMTDTIIMHPGPMNRGLEISAAAADSPRSTVLAQVRNGVSVRMAALYLLLSGDTREPAATRAPAYAAAPSTKESN; the protein is encoded by the coding sequence ATGAAACACCTCCTGTCCACCGGCGACCTCAGCCTTTCGAACGCCATCCGCATCCTTGACACTGCCGAGGAAATGTCGGCAGTGGGGGAGCGGGAAGTGAAGAAGCTTCCGGCACTGCGTGGCCGCACCGTCGTCAACCTCTTCTTCGAGGACTCCACCCGCACCCGCATCTCCTTCGAAGCCGCGGCCAAGCGGCTGTCGGCGGACGTCATCAACTTTGCCGCCAAGGGGTCCTCCGTTTCCAAGGGTGAGTCCCTCAAGGACACTGCCCAGACCCTGTCCGCCATGGGGGCGGACGCCGTCGTCATCAGGCACTGGGCCTCTGGCGCACCGCACCGGCTGGCTGCCACCGACTGGATCGACGCGGCCGTCATCAACGCCGGCGACGGCACCCATGAGCACCCCACCCAGGCCCTCCTCGATGCCTTCACCATGCGCCGGCACTGGGCCCGCCTTGCCGGCACGGATTCCGAAGGAACGGACCTTAAAGGCATGCGGGTAGCCATCGCAGGTGACGTCCTGCACTCCCGCGTGGCGCGGTCGAACGTATGGCTGCTCCGTACCCTTGGCGCGGAGGTCACGCTGGTGGCGCCCCCCACCCTGTTGCCGGTCGGCGTCGACAAGTGGCCCTGCAGCGTCAGCTACGACCTGGACCAAACCCTCGCAAACGGCGTTGACGCCGTCATGATGCTCCGGGTCCAGGGCGAACGCATGAACGCATCGTTCTTCCCGAGCACCCGCGAATACTCCCGCCGCTGGGGCTTCGACGACAACCGGCTCCGGGCCCTCGATGACCTCGGCATGACGGACACCATCATCATGCACCCGGGCCCCATGAACCGTGGGCTGGAGATCAGCGCAGCCGCCGCAGACTCACCCCGCTCCACCGTCCTGGCCCAGGTCCGCAACGGCGTGTCCGTGCGGATGGCCGCACTGTACCTGCTGCTCTCCGGGGACACCCGGGAACCAGCCGCAACCCGGGCACCGGCCTACGCCGCCGCCCCGTCCACCAAGGAGAGCAACTGA
- the metK gene encoding methionine adenosyltransferase, which translates to MTLPLHLPQSHGATPSALRLFTSESVTEGHPDKICDQISDAILDALLAADPESRVAVETMATTGLVHVAGEVTTDAYVEIPQIVRETILGIGYDSSANGFDGARCGVSVSIGQQSNDIAGGVFNSLEAREGRQEDDYDLQGAGDQGLMFGYASDETPSYMPTPIWLAHRLSERLTDVRKTGQLAYLRPDGKTQVTVGYDKDVPVSVETVVISSQHAEGASLEQLRADLAAIVIEPVLAAANLDISRAANILNPAGEFVIGGPVGDAGLTGRKIIVDTYGGMARHGGGAFSGKDPSKVDRSAAYAMRWVAKNVVAAGLAKRAEIQIAYAIGQARPVGTYVETFGTETVDPARISEAIAEIFDLRPRAIIDALDLKRPIYAKTAAHGHFGRDDPDFTWERLDRVDDLKAFFNA; encoded by the coding sequence GTGACTTTACCGCTGCACCTTCCCCAGTCCCATGGGGCCACGCCCTCCGCGCTCCGGCTCTTCACGTCCGAGTCGGTTACCGAAGGCCACCCGGACAAGATCTGTGACCAGATCAGCGACGCCATCCTGGACGCGCTCCTGGCCGCAGACCCCGAATCCCGTGTAGCCGTGGAGACCATGGCGACCACCGGTCTGGTGCACGTGGCAGGCGAAGTCACCACCGACGCCTACGTCGAAATCCCGCAGATCGTTCGCGAGACCATCCTCGGCATCGGCTACGACTCATCAGCCAACGGTTTTGACGGTGCCCGCTGCGGCGTGTCCGTATCCATCGGCCAGCAGTCGAATGACATCGCCGGCGGCGTCTTTAACTCGCTGGAAGCCCGCGAAGGCCGCCAGGAGGACGACTATGACCTCCAGGGTGCGGGCGACCAGGGCCTGATGTTCGGGTACGCCAGCGACGAGACCCCTTCCTACATGCCCACGCCCATCTGGCTGGCCCACCGGCTCTCCGAACGCCTGACCGACGTCCGGAAGACGGGCCAGCTGGCTTACCTCCGCCCGGACGGCAAGACCCAGGTCACCGTGGGCTACGACAAAGACGTTCCGGTATCCGTTGAAACCGTGGTGATCTCCAGCCAGCACGCCGAGGGCGCAAGCCTTGAGCAGCTGCGCGCCGACCTCGCCGCCATTGTCATTGAGCCCGTCCTCGCCGCCGCCAACCTGGACATCTCCCGCGCCGCGAACATCCTCAACCCTGCCGGTGAATTCGTCATCGGCGGGCCGGTGGGAGACGCCGGCCTCACCGGCCGCAAGATCATCGTCGACACCTACGGCGGCATGGCCCGCCACGGCGGCGGCGCCTTCTCCGGCAAGGACCCGTCCAAGGTGGACCGCTCCGCCGCATACGCCATGCGCTGGGTCGCCAAGAACGTGGTGGCCGCGGGGCTGGCCAAGCGTGCCGAGATCCAGATCGCCTACGCAATCGGCCAGGCCCGCCCCGTGGGAACCTACGTGGAGACGTTCGGCACCGAGACCGTGGATCCCGCCCGGATCAGCGAAGCCATCGCGGAAATCTTCGATCTCCGTCCGCGGGCCATCATCGACGCCCTGGACCTGAAACGGCCCATCTACGCCAAGACCGCTGCCCACGGTCACTTTGGCCGCGACGATCCCGACTTTACATGGGAACGCCTTGACCGGGTGGACGATTTGAAGGCATTCTTCAACGCCTAG
- a CDS encoding PrsW family intramembrane metalloprotease: MPTYPQQPPSGLPDDHYRGGYRPLPQQANPSWMGHVQPEHYRAAPGHQGQPLAVMVPAQAQGTVLHATRARGGLVGLSIAGGVLAFLSLFLVVPFLLSNTGAAGFLIGFLASLIPLAVVLTAVHIIDRWEPEPKRLLFFAFTWGAAVSVAVTLLIQPFFVIAFQFTDQPDLQTYMATVQAPIVEEFAKSLGLLILLLTARRQFDGPVDGVVFAFTIAGGFAFTENILYFGRAISESASPASDFAQIFFLRGVMSPFAHAIFTGTTGLVMGFAARRWHTGASIGAFFVGLLLTMFLHNRWNSMGQGFLLDYIVVQLPIFVLAVAGIIFLRVAEKRLTRQRLMEYSAAGWFTPAEVQLLATLGGRRTALAWAANSGRKRQMKQFMKAATQLANTRQRILSGRDVPLHQAEERQQLQRILSLRAAVAAEPAPVGTR; this comes from the coding sequence ATGCCGACGTACCCGCAGCAGCCTCCCTCCGGCCTCCCCGACGACCACTACCGCGGCGGCTACCGTCCCCTGCCCCAGCAGGCCAACCCCAGCTGGATGGGCCATGTGCAGCCGGAACACTACCGGGCTGCCCCGGGCCACCAGGGCCAGCCGCTGGCCGTGATGGTGCCGGCCCAGGCCCAGGGAACGGTGCTGCATGCGACGCGGGCCCGCGGCGGGCTGGTGGGGTTGTCGATTGCCGGCGGCGTGCTCGCTTTCCTGAGCCTGTTCCTGGTGGTGCCGTTCCTTTTGTCCAACACGGGCGCCGCGGGATTCCTGATTGGTTTCCTGGCGTCCCTGATCCCGCTGGCGGTGGTCCTGACAGCGGTCCACATCATCGACAGGTGGGAGCCGGAGCCGAAACGCCTGCTGTTCTTCGCCTTTACGTGGGGCGCGGCGGTGTCCGTGGCAGTCACCCTGCTGATCCAGCCGTTCTTCGTCATCGCATTCCAGTTCACCGACCAGCCTGACCTGCAGACCTATATGGCAACAGTGCAGGCGCCCATCGTGGAGGAATTCGCCAAGTCCCTTGGGCTGCTGATCCTCCTGCTCACGGCGCGGCGGCAGTTCGACGGCCCCGTGGACGGCGTGGTGTTTGCGTTCACCATCGCCGGCGGGTTCGCGTTCACCGAGAACATCCTCTATTTCGGCCGGGCCATCTCGGAGTCCGCGTCACCGGCCAGTGACTTCGCGCAGATCTTCTTCCTCCGCGGCGTCATGTCCCCGTTCGCGCATGCCATCTTCACCGGCACCACCGGCCTTGTCATGGGCTTCGCCGCACGGCGCTGGCACACCGGCGCGTCCATTGGCGCCTTCTTCGTGGGCCTGCTGCTTACCATGTTCCTGCACAACAGGTGGAACAGCATGGGCCAGGGCTTCCTGCTGGACTACATCGTGGTCCAGCTGCCGATCTTCGTCCTGGCCGTGGCCGGCATCATCTTCCTGCGGGTGGCCGAGAAGCGGCTGACGCGGCAGCGGCTGATGGAGTACTCGGCGGCGGGCTGGTTCACCCCGGCTGAGGTCCAGTTGCTGGCCACTTTGGGCGGCCGGCGCACCGCCCTGGCCTGGGCTGCGAACTCCGGCCGGAAGCGGCAAATGAAGCAGTTCATGAAAGCCGCCACGCAGCTTGCCAACACCCGGCAGCGCATCCTCAGCGGACGGGACGTGCCGCTCCACCAGGCCGAGGAAAGGCAGCAGTTGCAGCGCATCCTCTCACTGCGGGCGGCCGTGGCCGCTGAACCTGCACCCGTGGGAACGCGATAG
- the pyrR gene encoding bifunctional pyr operon transcriptional regulator/uracil phosphoribosyltransferase PyrR: MTSVTSAPVPARVVLSQADIDRALTRIAHEILEANKGSRDLVLLGIPRRGYPLAVRLAEKIAAADNTVDAAAIVGQLDVTMFRDDLSHQGTRPPYPTRLPRTGIDNKVVVLIDDVLYSGRTIRAALDALVDLGRPRIVRLAVLIDRGHRELPIRADHVGKNLPTSSAEKVRVRLEETDTSDAGAPVNEVVIEGGA; this comes from the coding sequence TTGACATCTGTCACCAGCGCACCGGTTCCAGCCAGGGTTGTCCTCAGCCAGGCGGACATTGACCGGGCCCTCACTCGTATCGCCCACGAGATCCTCGAAGCCAACAAGGGATCCCGGGACCTGGTCCTTTTGGGTATTCCCCGCCGCGGTTACCCGCTGGCTGTCCGGCTGGCTGAAAAGATCGCTGCCGCGGACAACACCGTTGACGCCGCTGCCATTGTGGGCCAGCTGGACGTCACCATGTTCCGTGATGACCTCTCCCACCAGGGGACCCGGCCGCCGTACCCCACCAGGCTGCCCCGGACCGGCATCGACAACAAAGTAGTGGTGCTGATCGACGACGTCCTGTACTCGGGCCGCACCATCCGCGCCGCCCTTGACGCCCTGGTCGACCTCGGCCGCCCGCGTATTGTCCGGCTCGCGGTCCTGATTGACCGGGGCCACCGTGAACTTCCCATCCGCGCGGACCATGTAGGCAAGAACCTGCCCACTTCCTCCGCCGAAAAGGTCCGGGTCCGGCTGGAGGAAACGGATACGTCCGATGCCGGAGCGCCGGTCAACGAAGTCGTGATTGAGGGCGGCGCATGA